The genomic window TAACTATCTGAGATATCacagttctgaactccaacaagAAGAGGAGGATTATAAGAATGTATTTATAAAACCAATAAACGCTCAAAAAAATCGTCAAGATGCTTGCGCTAGTGATGCTTGCTGGTGGCGGTGGTGTAAACTGAAGACCCCAGTATCGAATGAAATGGGAAAGTTAAGGTCCACACGACGGATTCTCTTTCGCttccaataaataaattgaagGCAGAGAATGTTGAAGAAGTGGGACCAGTgtttattccaaaaaaaaaaatgtgagaGGAACTAATCAAATCAAATAGTGGCGTCTCTGTGGGATGGTTCCTAACTTCCTAATGGTTGGTCCATTCAAACAGCAACTTCGTTTCTCATCACAATTCTAGTACTACTTGATGTTTGGACAAGAATAACAATCTTTACATCCATTCGCAAGTGGACACCGTTCTTTCCAGCCGTCCATTAATTGTTATTCTTACCACTATGGGCAAGAGAAACCGAAAGAGGAGCCAAGGAATCCATACATACACCACATGTCCGTTCGCAGTCTGTTCAAAATTCTAAAATGAAAGATATATCTTATCCtgaagaaaaagagaaggaaaacgaTATTATTCCTTCTTAGCCTTGCCTAACTAGAGCAACTCTTTTTTTTCTCCTTCGGGTGAGTATCCTGGAGTCTTGAGTCCATTAGTTTGACAATCCGGGATTCAGGTCCATCAGAAGTAAAAAGAGTGAATCCCAAATTCAGAAAACACAAGTTGCAGGAAACTAAACCAAAACTCAACAACACATTCAACTATACAGACCATAGCCATGATTTTGATTTGTGGAAACACAAACTGATTTAAAAGAAGAAATATACAGATACAGAGGAGTATAATAAACAAAGGAGCCAACCAAAAACCAAACAAAGTCTTCTTGCCAACACATTTTAAACAACAATGTATACAAGATATGTAGAATTTAACACAACCACATGTAGTTTCTTAGTAAGCTGCTTTCCTAGAACACAAATCTAAAACATAAAACGTAAAGAACGAAATGTATTCCATGTTATTACGTAATGTAATGCGTCATCAATTACAGGTCACCAACAAAGACGAAAAAGCAAGAAAACAATGCCACAACCACCTGATTTGATGCCTGCATTTTCCACAATAAGCACTTCCTCTTTTTTTAAGTACCCATCTTCGTTGACGGACACTGCACACTAACAACGCCTGCCTGCTGTTGTTTCCTCAAGGAGGGGAAAATAAAATGACAATGACAGAGTGAAAGACCAGATGGACTATTAGTTGGTtattcttttttcaatttttccttccacagttttttttcctttcaatcaCAAAATGGAGCAGCCTCCCTTTTgcgctttcttcttcttcttttgcttcgGTGGCTGGAGCACCACCTTAATTGCTGCATCGAAGACTGCCTTGACATTCTGCAAAAAACAAGACCCATAAAAGTATAAGAGTCTGCATTACTCATTCACCCCTGTCCTAACCGAAATCCCAGGTAGATGTAATAAAGAACAGATTTTACCTGTTGTGTCTTAGAACTACACTCAATATAGTAAGGAGCTCCAATCACCTTCTTTAACTCCTCTCCCTTCAACAAATAATGAAAAAAGCAGCTGAGAAATAAGGCCTTCCTGTAAGTCTCTTTTGAGATGAACCACACATCAAAACAATAAAAGGTTTACCTGAGCTGTAGTAATAGGGACAGCACCAGGGTGGTCAACAAAGAATTGTTTATCATCCCGGAGATCTACATGCCACAAATACAACAATTAAAAACACATTAACATATCTTTCTCAAACACATCCGAATCTGACAACACTTGACTCTGTTTCAAATTCCAAATGTAATTGACCAACTAGGGAAAAGGAGAAATCATGATTTCCAGAGAGAAGATTGACAAGCAACTAAACCAGGGGAAAAACATCAagaacattaagaaaaacaatctgGCGGAAATAGCTTATACAAGCAAAAGAGACCACAGAATGAAACAGCATAACCAGAAGATCTAACAACCCAAAAGGTGGGGCAGTGGGAATACCCACAAAGGCTAGATTTTAACATGTACAGTAGCAACTGATTGATATAAGAGAGGCATCAGCTAGTAACTAGCATGGAAGAATGACCACCAGGATATATCTCAATTCCAGGACAGGGCTGCGCATCCAAACCTTGAATAAAATCCTCAAATTCAACCAAACTAGTGAACAAAAACAGTTTTTCAGTAATAGCACAGTTATATCCTATGTTATCGATTGATATGTCAATACCAAAAGAAGTATTACTTATTAATTACCCACCCAGTCTCATCAGTCGCCATAAGAGCATAAAGGCTTCCACAAATCAAACTGGGTTATTTGGCGGCAAGGATTAAAGGGATCACAGTGAAATGATATATCATCTAACATAAATTTAACGCCCATATCAAAATGGTATTGACATTTAGTGCAAAAGAGTTCTCTGGACCCAGGGGGTACAGAGATCATCATATATTCAACCTTATGGACTTGCCAAGAAGCATGCCATGATGCTCATACGTTCATATTATCAATTTTAAGATCCATGGCAATTTCGTTTCCCAAAGGATTTCAGTCTCTTGATTTTACCATATTGCTTAGGCTGTATCGGACTATGTTGTTTGGGGCAAGGTGTAAGACATTGCTCGGGGTTTAAACACAAGGCccaagacttagatataataatACTCCAAATATTAGCAAATTATCATAAACAGATAAGGTAGAAGTCTATATTTTGTTTTAACTTATAATGAAGTCCTTATAAGTTGAAATTATGGATTGTGAATCCTACGGCACACAAACAACGTCCAGGTTAAAAGCAACACCGACGCTCTTGATTGTCGCCTCTCTGAGGAGACGTCCCGGGACTTCATTTTTTTTAAGTGGTAGTCTTTTCCAAGGGCATGGCGCTAAAAAGAAAAATACTACCACTTGGGAGTCGTGGCGTAGCTTCTAGCAGATGGGCACAATtcatttctattttaatactatGGATGGGATCTAAGCTTCAGTGACAAAGCTCAAAAAGTGTGCCACTGCTACTTTGCTTTGCCATTCCCCACTAGGCTGAATGCATGGCAAAAGGAAGGATGAGAACGGTTATGTTTGATAGATAGTTTTAATGATAATTATGAGATGATGATCAACATAGCAAAAGGGGTTTCATGAATTTGAGAAAATGGGTTATCAGTACCTGCCCGGATAAGAGCATTAAGAACACTAACACTAACAGCAATAACAATAATAGCACTCTACTAAAGAAGCGAGAACATAGCCATACCATTCAATCTTTTACGCAGTAACTTATATTGGCCTACCAAAATTTCTCTTCATTGGGCTGCAAAGACATGTACTTAGCAAACAGttatatttatacaaaaaaggttTGGCCCCACTGGATGCAGTTTCTgtgcacacacacacacacacatatttaTTGATCCAAAGTTTATAAGGTGTTCTTTAGCATCTAATTAATAAACTGCTGGAAATGATTAGATCACTATGGACATCAGAAACACCATGCTCCATGTGGATACATTCAACATTATGAGATATCAATGTGTTGGTTAAGTTTGAAACGCCATAATCTCAacaaataacaaaaacaaaaaataaaacaccCAGCTAATAAATAGCGTCAAATAGTTGATGGATAAGAGGGGCAATCAAGGATATGACATGGAAAAGAGAAGGGGCAAACAATGAACTTACCAAGCTTTGTTCCCACAAGAATAATTGGAACACCAGGTGCATAATGCCTTAGTTCAGGAATCCACTGGAAAATTAGAACCCAAAAGATAAAGGACGGATTAGAAATATTCCAAAACCAAATCTACTAATTTAAATAAGTTGGAGTGAACAATTTTCACACCTTCTTGGCAACATTTTCATAGCTAGCCTTGCTAATGAGAGAGAATGCCAACAGGAAAACATCTGCACCTCGATAACTCAGAGGTCTTAATCTATTGTAATCCTCCTGACCTGTCAAATAAATTAAAAACTCGAATAATTGCCACCGAATTGTATCGAATTGTATCGAATAATTGCCACCGAATTGTATCGatcatattgatcatttgattgTACGACATATGTTGTAAatgaaaaactaaaattaaatttGTGTCATTTGGTTACCAGCAGTATCCCATAATCCAAGGTTAACAGTATTTCCATCGACAACCACATTTGCACTGAAATTGTCAAAAACAGTCGGCACATAATCCTGTCACCAGGAGGCACAGATGAGTATCACATCACATGATAAAGGGGGAAATAAGCTGGCTGCTAATACACAAACATTCATGAAAaccccaaaataaaatcaaaatgatcctaaaatcaaaatgaaaactgtgatgaaaaataaaaacaaaccgtGGGAAATGTGTTGCTGGTATAGGAAATCAACATGCAAGTTTTACCGACAGCACCATCTCCGACAGTGACGCACTTTATAAACCTAGAAGCACTCATTTCTCCTCCCCGCTAAGAGGACCTGATCGCCCTCTTtctatattcttcttcttcttcctttagtTTCTGTTTTTGGCCCTTGTTTTTTCCTGTTTCtttcttcttgaatttcaaattacaaatctaagaagaagaaggataccataataataataataataaaaataataatttctgtTTTAcggaaacaaacaaaacaatttctAGATTTGGAAGAGAAATGAAAAACTCATCAGCAAAACAGAAAGAAACCCTAACCCTAGAATGAAAAATGAGAAATGTGTAGAGAAGAGAAGAGAGATCAAAAAAAATGAGAGAGAGGTCTAAGAGAGAGAACGAAAGACAGCTTAAAAGGGCGTGAATAAATGCGGATGAAgcgttctctctctctctcttcaaaacaacaaccaaaagaagagaagaaagacaGCTATTTCATTTCCTATTTTTGCTTCCTTATTACCTTCTGTCTGTctttcccttcttcttcttcttcttcttcttcttcttcttcttcttcttcttctctctcccaAAAATAAAGAATGAACCCCAAAATCAATGCCCTGAATTTTTGTTGTACAACAAACTCAAAGACAAACCCACCACATTCTCTCTACCAATCCATCCATCGATTCTTTATAATTGGaattcatttatttattattattattataaaacatAAATATCAAAATATGTATTTCCGTTTAATACGTTTAACCGCTTTAATTCTCCCGTTTTTCAAGGACCCTTTCCAATACTACCAAAAAAATTAAACGGAAAAAAAATAAACCAAGTAATAGAAAGGTCGTACGTACGTTTTCCTTCTCCCCTTccccctctttcttcttcttcttatcggTTTCTATTGAATTTTCCTCCTCTTCTACATCTCTGTCAGATTCTTAGTTTCATATTCTCTCTCGGTGTTAATCTGTTTCCCTTTGTTTCTCAATTGGCTCCTAATCCGGTGGGCAGCCATGGGAGACATCGTGAAGCAGATCCTAGCCAGACCAATTCAAGTGGCTGATCAAGTCACCAAATGGGCAGACGatgttcaatcattcaaacaggAATGTGCAGAACTTAAATCGAAAACTGAAAAATTAGCCGGACTTCTAAGACAAGCAGCTCGAGCCAGCTCCGACTTATACGAACGTCCAACACGACGTATCATCGACGATACCGAACAAGTCCTCGATAAAGCATATCTCCTTGTTGAAAAATGCAGAGCAAATGGGATGAAACGTCTCTTTACGATTATCCCTGCGAATTCGTTCAAGAAGATGTCTGCTAATCTGGAGAATTCAATTGGAGATGTTTCTTGGCTTCTCCGTGTCTCTGCTTCAGGCGATGATCGAGACGATGAATACCTTGGTCTTCCTCCTATTGCTGCAAATGAACCCATACTCTGTTTAATCTGGGAACAAATTGCAACCCTCTATGAAGGATCTCTTGATGATCGGTCCGATGCTGCTGCTTCTCTTGTTTCTCTTGCTCGTGATAACGATAGGTACGGGAAATTGATTATTGAAGGTGGTGTTGGTCCGTTACTGAAATTGGTTAAAGAAGGTCGTTTGGAAGGTCAGGAAAATGCTGCGAGGGCGATCGGGTTACTCGGTCGTGACCCTGAGAGCGTCGAGCATATGATTCATGCTGGTGTTTGTTCTGTGTTCGCTAAGATTCTCAAAGAAGGACCTATGAAAGTTCAGTCGATGGTGGCTTGGGCTGTTTCTGAGCTTGCAGCTAATCATCCTAAATGCCAAGATCATTTTGCGCAGAACAATATAATTCGTTTACTCGTGAGTCATCTCGCGTTCGAGACGGTTCA from Papaver somniferum cultivar HN1 unplaced genomic scaffold, ASM357369v1 unplaced-scaffold_118, whole genome shotgun sequence includes these protein-coding regions:
- the LOC113330651 gene encoding rac-like GTP-binding protein 6, which codes for MSASRFIKCVTVGDGAVGKTCMLISYTSNTFPTDYVPTVFDNFSANVVVDGNTVNLGLWDTAGQEDYNRLRPLSYRGADVFLLAFSLISKASYENVAKKWIPELRHYAPGVPIILVGTKLDLRDDKQFFVDHPGAVPITTAQGEELKKVIGAPYYIECSSKTQQNVKAVFDAAIKVVLQPPKQKKKKKAQKGGCSIL